A stretch of the Taeniopygia guttata chromosome 3, bTaeGut7.mat, whole genome shotgun sequence genome encodes the following:
- the WDR27 gene encoding WD repeat-containing protein 27 isoform X1 has product MEGAGARCGAGRSRGADVVCEKRVFKGKVPEPLFQLACSHQHCAFPVSRNELCVWNAATAQPLYLSGHHYSVSALSFGSKSNPLLVCSASHERVIVWNLDECTQKVQEGFTPRGIVIGTLLGMVLHVRFSPDDQQVAVCAGNQIYMLSAKNEAILAEMHGHVAPVTAAEFCTWEKSMLISVSEDRTFKVWDYSTSQLIYQSGIITAFPLLSLLIDEENKQIITGCTEGQLWIFSVISEHNYRCIAHIDLKKEQEKFCEGQNNSKLCKTDMRPEGSVETSLPILLIEHCDFFVCFHNEENTYSSQNTSYFWIGTSTGLLIINLANFELEAVLSYRDYSDLSIRIARSCALTRKAANGKVLCLIASMFEDMIAVLEVKLPALVRTQHSDFLPCENEKSLSVIARGTLLANSPLCKNLKKNMRGPSSKTLGVKNTVKDKPLVFHNKIKSSGYTAAPHMTMFSPNTNLKKKEASKWKTSCKCKNKDYPLESYPPIKYEKEISVTCKPTPIFCVQYSGDGERLACGLADKTVLVFNSNLTDVHDVFSGHDGAVNSVGWSHDRKWLVSASEDRTLRVWSVYNKEPALILGKEKFHKTARFAQFYFIDTFILLCCGAEFHLLSFHLDTTKDDLKRYKQRSVCKLVQKFPMTSAMEITSLSAVNEFYSYIVLTAGSNRALEVFDLNVGCSTAVIQEAHVRSVHQICQNKGSSFTTQQPEAYNLFLTTAAGDGIKLWDLRTLRCERRFEGHSSRCYPCGIAVSPCGRFIASGSDDKYAYIYEMRSSTFLHKLGRHTESVINVSFNPSSPQLTTATLDGKLRLFLP; this is encoded by the exons ATGGAGGGCGCCGGGGCCCGCTGCGGCGCTGGAAGAAGCCGCGGTGCTGACGTGGTCTGCGAAAAACGCGTGTTCAAAGGCAAAGTGCCGGAGCCGCTCTTTCAGCTGGCATGCAGTCACCAGCACTGTGCTTTCCCTGTCAGTCGCAATGAGTTGTGTGTCTGGAACGCAGCCACTGCTCAG CCATTATATTTGTCAGGGCATCATTACTCAGTTTCTGCACTGTCATTTGGAAGTAAAAGCAATCCACTTCTTGTCTGCTCTGCCTCTCATGAACGTGTGATAGTGTGGAATCTTGATGAATGTACACAGAAAGTGCAAGAAG GGTTTACACCTCGAGGAATTGTTATAGGAACTCTTTTGGGAATGGTGCTTCATGTAAGATTTAGTCCAGATGATCAACAAGTGGCAGTATGTGCTGGAAATCAGATCTACATGTTAAGTGCAAAG AATGAAGCTATACTAGCTGAAATGCATGGACACGTGGCTCCGGTGACTGCTGCTGAATTTTGCACATGGGAGAAAAGTATGCTCATATCAGTGTCAGAAGACAGAACCTTTAAG GTGTGGGACTATTCTACCAGTCAGTTAATATATCAGTCAGGAATAATAACAg CATTTCCTTTGCTAAGTCTGTTAATtgatgaagaaaacaaacagattaTCACTGGATGTACTGAGGGACAG cTTTGGATCTTCAGTGTAATCAGTGAACATAATTACCGTTGCATAGCACATATTGActtaaagaaagaacaagagaaaTTCT GTGAAGGGCAAAATAATTCCAAGCTTTGCAAAACAGACATGAGACCAGAAGGATCAGTGGAAACATCATTGCCTATCCTCTTAATTGAACATTGTGACTTTTTTGTATGTTTCCATAATGAGGAAAACAC ATATTCTTCCCAGAATACTAGCTATTTTTGGATAGGAACCTCCACTGGCTTGTTAATAATTAATTTGGCAAACTTTGAATTAGAAGCTGTTTTATCTTACAGAG ATTACAGTGACCTCAGCATTCGGATAGCCAGATCATGTGCATTAACAAGGAAGGCAGCTAATGGAAAG GTTTTATGCTTGATTGCCTCGATGTTTGAAGATATGATTGCTGTGTTGGAAGTTAAGCTTCCGGCATTAGTGAGAACTCAGCACAGTGATTTTCTCCCATGTGAGAATGAGAAAAGTCTGTCAGTCATTGCCAG GGGTACTTTATTGGCAAATTCTCCATTGTGTAAAAATTTAAAGAAGAACATGAGAGGACCTTCTAGTAAAACACTTG GAGTAAAGAACACAGTGAAGGATAAACCATTGGTTTTCCATAATAAAATTAAGTCATCAGGATATACAGCAGCACCACA CATGACCATGTTTTCTCCAAATActaacctgaaaaaaaaagaggcatcAAAGTGGAAGACCAGTTGTAAATG taaaaataaagactATCCATTGGAAAGTTATCCTCCAATCAAATATGAGAAAGAGATATCTGTTACTTGTAAACCAACCCCAATTTTTTGTGTTCAATATTCTG GGGATGGAGAGCGGCTGGCTTGTGGCCTGGCTGACAAAACTGTGCTGGTATTCAATTCCAATCTCACTGATGTGCATGATGTTTTTTCAG gtCATGATGGTGCAGTTAACTCTGTTGGCTGGAGTCATGACAGGAAGTGGTTAGTTTCTGCATCAGAAGACAGAACTTTAAGAGTCTGGTCAGTCTACAATAAGGAACCTGCCCTAATTCTG GGTAAAGAGAAGTTCCATAAGACTGCACGCTTTgcacagttttattttatagaTACTTTTATATTGCTGTGCTGTGGAGCTGAATTTCATCTATTAAGCTTCCATCTAGACACAACCAAGGATGACTTAAAACG GTACAAACAGAGGAGTGTTTGCAAATTGGTACAGAAATTTCCCATGACTTCAGCAATGGAGATTACCAGCCTTTCAGCAGTAAATGAGTTCTATTCTT ATATTGTACTTACAGCTGGCAGCAATCGAGCATTGGAAGTTTTTGACCTCAATGtaggctgcagcacagcagtgatACAGGAAGCTCATGTTAGATCAGTCCATCAGATCTGTCAAAATAAG GGATCATCTTTCACCACCCAGCAGCCTGAAGCTTACAACCTTTTCCTGACCACAGCTGCAGGTGATGGCATCAAACTGTGGGATTTAAGAACACTGAG GTGTGAACGTCGATTTGAAGGGCACAGTAGCCGCTGCTATCCATGTGGAATTGCGGTGTCTCCCTGTGGACGCTTTATAGCCAGTGGATCAGATGACAAATAC
- the WDR27 gene encoding WD repeat-containing protein 27 isoform X3, with the protein MEGAGARCGAGRSRGADVVCEKRVFKGKVPEPLFQLACSHQHCAFPVSRNELCVWNAATAQPLYLSGHHYSVSALSFGSKSNPLLVCSASHERVIVWNLDECTQKVQEGFTPRGIVIGTLLGMVLHVRFSPDDQQVAVCAGNQIYMLSAKNEAILAEMHGHVAPVTAAEFCTWEKSMLISVSEDRTFKVWDYSTSQLIYQSGIITAFPLLSLLIDEENKQIITGCTEGQLWIFSVISEHNYRCIAHIDLKKEQEKFCKKVWKSGKEIGEGQNNSKLCKTDMRPEGSVETSLPILLIEHCDFFVCFHNEENTYSSQNTSYFWIGTSTGLLIINLANFELEAVLSYRDYSDLSIRIARSCALTRKAANGKVLCLIASMFEDMIAVLEVKLPALVRTQHSDFLPCENEKSLSVIARGTLLANSPLCKNLKKNMRGPSSKTLGVKNTVKDKPLVFHNKIKSSGYTAAPHMTMFSPNTNLKKKEASKWKTSCKCKNKDYPLESYPPIKYEKEISVTCKPTPIFCVQYSGDGERLACGLADKTVLVFNSNLTDVHDVFSGHDGAVNSVGWSHDRKWLVSASEDRTLRVWSVYNKEPALILGKEKFHKTARFAQFYFIDTFILLCCGAEFHLLSFHLDTTKDDLKRYKQRSVCKLVQKFPMTSAMEITSLSAVNEFYSYIVLTAGSNRALEVFDLNVGCSTAVIQEAHVRSVHQICQNKGSSFTTQQPEAYNLFLTTAAGDGIKLWDLRTLRCERRFEGHSSRCYPCGIAVSPCGRFIASGSDDKYAYIYEMRSSTFLHKLGRHTESVINVSFNPSSPQLTTATLDGKLRLFLP; encoded by the exons ATGGAGGGCGCCGGGGCCCGCTGCGGCGCTGGAAGAAGCCGCGGTGCTGACGTGGTCTGCGAAAAACGCGTGTTCAAAGGCAAAGTGCCGGAGCCGCTCTTTCAGCTGGCATGCAGTCACCAGCACTGTGCTTTCCCTGTCAGTCGCAATGAGTTGTGTGTCTGGAACGCAGCCACTGCTCAG CCATTATATTTGTCAGGGCATCATTACTCAGTTTCTGCACTGTCATTTGGAAGTAAAAGCAATCCACTTCTTGTCTGCTCTGCCTCTCATGAACGTGTGATAGTGTGGAATCTTGATGAATGTACACAGAAAGTGCAAGAAG GGTTTACACCTCGAGGAATTGTTATAGGAACTCTTTTGGGAATGGTGCTTCATGTAAGATTTAGTCCAGATGATCAACAAGTGGCAGTATGTGCTGGAAATCAGATCTACATGTTAAGTGCAAAG AATGAAGCTATACTAGCTGAAATGCATGGACACGTGGCTCCGGTGACTGCTGCTGAATTTTGCACATGGGAGAAAAGTATGCTCATATCAGTGTCAGAAGACAGAACCTTTAAG GTGTGGGACTATTCTACCAGTCAGTTAATATATCAGTCAGGAATAATAACAg CATTTCCTTTGCTAAGTCTGTTAATtgatgaagaaaacaaacagattaTCACTGGATGTACTGAGGGACAG cTTTGGATCTTCAGTGTAATCAGTGAACATAATTACCGTTGCATAGCACATATTGActtaaagaaagaacaagagaaaTTCTGTAAGAAAGTGTGGAAATCTGGCAAAGAGATAG GTGAAGGGCAAAATAATTCCAAGCTTTGCAAAACAGACATGAGACCAGAAGGATCAGTGGAAACATCATTGCCTATCCTCTTAATTGAACATTGTGACTTTTTTGTATGTTTCCATAATGAGGAAAACAC ATATTCTTCCCAGAATACTAGCTATTTTTGGATAGGAACCTCCACTGGCTTGTTAATAATTAATTTGGCAAACTTTGAATTAGAAGCTGTTTTATCTTACAGAG ATTACAGTGACCTCAGCATTCGGATAGCCAGATCATGTGCATTAACAAGGAAGGCAGCTAATGGAAAG GTTTTATGCTTGATTGCCTCGATGTTTGAAGATATGATTGCTGTGTTGGAAGTTAAGCTTCCGGCATTAGTGAGAACTCAGCACAGTGATTTTCTCCCATGTGAGAATGAGAAAAGTCTGTCAGTCATTGCCAG GGGTACTTTATTGGCAAATTCTCCATTGTGTAAAAATTTAAAGAAGAACATGAGAGGACCTTCTAGTAAAACACTTG GAGTAAAGAACACAGTGAAGGATAAACCATTGGTTTTCCATAATAAAATTAAGTCATCAGGATATACAGCAGCACCACA CATGACCATGTTTTCTCCAAATActaacctgaaaaaaaaagaggcatcAAAGTGGAAGACCAGTTGTAAATG taaaaataaagactATCCATTGGAAAGTTATCCTCCAATCAAATATGAGAAAGAGATATCTGTTACTTGTAAACCAACCCCAATTTTTTGTGTTCAATATTCTG GGGATGGAGAGCGGCTGGCTTGTGGCCTGGCTGACAAAACTGTGCTGGTATTCAATTCCAATCTCACTGATGTGCATGATGTTTTTTCAG gtCATGATGGTGCAGTTAACTCTGTTGGCTGGAGTCATGACAGGAAGTGGTTAGTTTCTGCATCAGAAGACAGAACTTTAAGAGTCTGGTCAGTCTACAATAAGGAACCTGCCCTAATTCTG GGTAAAGAGAAGTTCCATAAGACTGCACGCTTTgcacagttttattttatagaTACTTTTATATTGCTGTGCTGTGGAGCTGAATTTCATCTATTAAGCTTCCATCTAGACACAACCAAGGATGACTTAAAACG GTACAAACAGAGGAGTGTTTGCAAATTGGTACAGAAATTTCCCATGACTTCAGCAATGGAGATTACCAGCCTTTCAGCAGTAAATGAGTTCTATTCTT ATATTGTACTTACAGCTGGCAGCAATCGAGCATTGGAAGTTTTTGACCTCAATGtaggctgcagcacagcagtgatACAGGAAGCTCATGTTAGATCAGTCCATCAGATCTGTCAAAATAAG GGATCATCTTTCACCACCCAGCAGCCTGAAGCTTACAACCTTTTCCTGACCACAGCTGCAGGTGATGGCATCAAACTGTGGGATTTAAGAACACTGAG GTGTGAACGTCGATTTGAAGGGCACAGTAGCCGCTGCTATCCATGTGGAATTGCGGTGTCTCCCTGTGGACGCTTTATAGCCAGTGGATCAGATGACAAATAC
- the WDR27 gene encoding WD repeat-containing protein 27 isoform X2: MEGAGARCGAGRSRGADVVCEKRVFKGKVPEPLFQLACSHQHCAFPVSRNELCVWNAATAQPLYLSGHHYSVSALSFGSKSNPLLVCSASHERVIVWNLDECTQKVQEGFTPRGIVIGTLLGMVLHVRFSPDDQQVAVCAGNQIYMLSAKNEAILAEMHGHVAPVTAAEFCTWEKSMLISVSEDRTFKVWDYSTSQLIYQSGIITAFPLLSLLIDEENKQIITGCTEGQLWIFSVISEHNYRCIAHIDLKKEQEKFCKKVWKSGKEIGEGQNNSKLCKTDMRPEGSVETSLPILLIEHCDFFVCFHNEENTYSSQNTSYFWIGTSTGLLIINLANFELEAVLSYRDYSDLSIRIARSCALTRKAANGKVLCLIASMFEDMIAVLEVKLPALVRTQHSDFLPCENEKSLSVIARGTLLANSPLCKNLKKNMRGPSSKTLGVKNTVKDKPLVFHNKIKSSGYTAAPHMTMFSPNTNLKKKEASKWKTSCKCKNKDYPLESYPPIKYEKEISVTCKPTPIFCVQYSGDGERLACGLADKTVLVFNSNLTDVHDVFSGHDGAVNSVGWSHDRKWLVSASEDRTLRVWSVYNKEPALILGKEKFHKTARFAQFYFIDTFILLCCGAEFHLLSFHLDTTKDDLKRYKQRSVCKLVQKFPMTSAMEITSLSAVNEFYSYIVLTAGSNRALEVFDLNVGCSTAVIQEAHVRSVHQICQNKGSSFTTQQPEAYNLFLTTAAGDGIKLWDLRTLRCERRFEGHSSRCYPCGIAVSPCGRFIASGSDDKYLTTATLDGKLRLFLP; this comes from the exons ATGGAGGGCGCCGGGGCCCGCTGCGGCGCTGGAAGAAGCCGCGGTGCTGACGTGGTCTGCGAAAAACGCGTGTTCAAAGGCAAAGTGCCGGAGCCGCTCTTTCAGCTGGCATGCAGTCACCAGCACTGTGCTTTCCCTGTCAGTCGCAATGAGTTGTGTGTCTGGAACGCAGCCACTGCTCAG CCATTATATTTGTCAGGGCATCATTACTCAGTTTCTGCACTGTCATTTGGAAGTAAAAGCAATCCACTTCTTGTCTGCTCTGCCTCTCATGAACGTGTGATAGTGTGGAATCTTGATGAATGTACACAGAAAGTGCAAGAAG GGTTTACACCTCGAGGAATTGTTATAGGAACTCTTTTGGGAATGGTGCTTCATGTAAGATTTAGTCCAGATGATCAACAAGTGGCAGTATGTGCTGGAAATCAGATCTACATGTTAAGTGCAAAG AATGAAGCTATACTAGCTGAAATGCATGGACACGTGGCTCCGGTGACTGCTGCTGAATTTTGCACATGGGAGAAAAGTATGCTCATATCAGTGTCAGAAGACAGAACCTTTAAG GTGTGGGACTATTCTACCAGTCAGTTAATATATCAGTCAGGAATAATAACAg CATTTCCTTTGCTAAGTCTGTTAATtgatgaagaaaacaaacagattaTCACTGGATGTACTGAGGGACAG cTTTGGATCTTCAGTGTAATCAGTGAACATAATTACCGTTGCATAGCACATATTGActtaaagaaagaacaagagaaaTTCTGTAAGAAAGTGTGGAAATCTGGCAAAGAGATAG GTGAAGGGCAAAATAATTCCAAGCTTTGCAAAACAGACATGAGACCAGAAGGATCAGTGGAAACATCATTGCCTATCCTCTTAATTGAACATTGTGACTTTTTTGTATGTTTCCATAATGAGGAAAACAC ATATTCTTCCCAGAATACTAGCTATTTTTGGATAGGAACCTCCACTGGCTTGTTAATAATTAATTTGGCAAACTTTGAATTAGAAGCTGTTTTATCTTACAGAG ATTACAGTGACCTCAGCATTCGGATAGCCAGATCATGTGCATTAACAAGGAAGGCAGCTAATGGAAAG GTTTTATGCTTGATTGCCTCGATGTTTGAAGATATGATTGCTGTGTTGGAAGTTAAGCTTCCGGCATTAGTGAGAACTCAGCACAGTGATTTTCTCCCATGTGAGAATGAGAAAAGTCTGTCAGTCATTGCCAG GGGTACTTTATTGGCAAATTCTCCATTGTGTAAAAATTTAAAGAAGAACATGAGAGGACCTTCTAGTAAAACACTTG GAGTAAAGAACACAGTGAAGGATAAACCATTGGTTTTCCATAATAAAATTAAGTCATCAGGATATACAGCAGCACCACA CATGACCATGTTTTCTCCAAATActaacctgaaaaaaaaagaggcatcAAAGTGGAAGACCAGTTGTAAATG taaaaataaagactATCCATTGGAAAGTTATCCTCCAATCAAATATGAGAAAGAGATATCTGTTACTTGTAAACCAACCCCAATTTTTTGTGTTCAATATTCTG GGGATGGAGAGCGGCTGGCTTGTGGCCTGGCTGACAAAACTGTGCTGGTATTCAATTCCAATCTCACTGATGTGCATGATGTTTTTTCAG gtCATGATGGTGCAGTTAACTCTGTTGGCTGGAGTCATGACAGGAAGTGGTTAGTTTCTGCATCAGAAGACAGAACTTTAAGAGTCTGGTCAGTCTACAATAAGGAACCTGCCCTAATTCTG GGTAAAGAGAAGTTCCATAAGACTGCACGCTTTgcacagttttattttatagaTACTTTTATATTGCTGTGCTGTGGAGCTGAATTTCATCTATTAAGCTTCCATCTAGACACAACCAAGGATGACTTAAAACG GTACAAACAGAGGAGTGTTTGCAAATTGGTACAGAAATTTCCCATGACTTCAGCAATGGAGATTACCAGCCTTTCAGCAGTAAATGAGTTCTATTCTT ATATTGTACTTACAGCTGGCAGCAATCGAGCATTGGAAGTTTTTGACCTCAATGtaggctgcagcacagcagtgatACAGGAAGCTCATGTTAGATCAGTCCATCAGATCTGTCAAAATAAG GGATCATCTTTCACCACCCAGCAGCCTGAAGCTTACAACCTTTTCCTGACCACAGCTGCAGGTGATGGCATCAAACTGTGGGATTTAAGAACACTGAG GTGTGAACGTCGATTTGAAGGGCACAGTAGCCGCTGCTATCCATGTGGAATTGCGGTGTCTCCCTGTGGACGCTTTATAGCCAGTGGATCAGATGACAAATAC
- the C3H6orf120 gene encoding UPF0669 protein C6orf120 homolog, with protein sequence MATHWRRILTVFVTAQVLLFVVNAFEEEDVPEEWILLHVVQGQIGAGNYSYLRLNHEGKIVLQMRSLKGDADLYVSDVTLHPSFDEYELQSVTCGQDIVHVPAHFRRPVGIGIYGHPSHLESEFEMKVYYDRTVVQYPFGEASYNPEEMEANQKYSQSTEDESQDEESVFWTILIGILKLILEILF encoded by the coding sequence ATGGCAACACACTGGAGAAGAATCCTGACAGTATTTGTGACAGCTCAAGTACTACTATTTGTGGTAAATGCCTTTGAGGAAGAGGACGTACCGGAGGAATGGATTCTTCTTCATGTTGTCCAAGGTCAGATTGGAGCAGGAAACTACAGCTATTTGAGACTAAATCATGAAGGAAAGATTGTTCTTCAGATGCGGAGTTTAAAAGGTGATGCAGACTTGTACGTGTCTGATGTGACACTTCACCCCAGCTTTGATGAGTACGAGCTACAGTCTGTGACCTGTGGCCAGGACATCGTCCACGTGCCTGCACACTTCCGCCGCCCTGTGGGAATAGGGATTTATGGCCACCCCTCTCACCTGGAAAGCGAGTTTGAAATGAAGGTGTACTATGATCGAACAGTTGTACAGTACCCGTTTGGTGAGGCTTCTTATAACCCTGAGGAGATGGAGGCAAACCAGAAATACTCACAGTCTACAGAAGACGAATCTCAGGATGAGGAGTCTGTTTTTTGGACTATACTTATTGGAATCTTGAAATTAATACTTGAAATCCTTTTTTAA